In one window of Oryzias melastigma strain HK-1 linkage group LG5, ASM292280v2, whole genome shotgun sequence DNA:
- the nisch gene encoding nischarin isoform X3, whose translation MRSLALPAHPGVDMDPPVFPEVVPERTVKVLGSELVENYTVYIIEVMVGQYRWTVKHRYSDFHELHEKLTAEKKVDRGLLPPKKILGKNSKSLVERRQKELELYLHTLLQQFPEATPTPLAFFLLFHLYEINGITTALAEELFHRGEQLLQAGQVFCLRPLQLYSVSQQLRLAKPTCFSGDAKSDLGHILDFTCRLRYLKISGSRGSVGTSNIQETSLPFDLSVFKSLLQIEISDCSSQQIGGLPALRSSLATMTVRRTTDLMTSILLPEASEFSQWEPEGAESACPVTAVIPVWKNLTTLDMSHNCISTIDSSVRIVPKVEFLDLSYNKLTSVENLQHLYNLVHVDLSFNNIRVLEAAHTRLGNIKTLSLAGNQLESLSGLSKLYSLVDLDLSHNQLAQLEEIRNISSLPCLEKLNLSSNPICIDPDYRTKVLAQFGDRAAEVCLDCRPTVERELDTVEVLKALQKAKEVKDRMSSSDKKPSEETKLSAAPPPASSSALPSAADSSSSHQTQEDSPSSQGNQVMIPAEAAVAAQPAGLQTSEPLPSADTAQEQKVTPSEPPSASAPAAADRSVCDPLSSSPVQSPCSLCSSALCPLLPSHLFSLSSNQDFITQLSQHLRSALREQETTEEELERSSDSSSGQVRLEKADFGSSSLGSRDGYFEMGLDDSVEEPLSSSPSALPAPAVEEPSGLQEQEREEVQVLRVLWCCCVRVEEEQRQSAACLVLTSQYLSLLFLSHDVVWTNQDSDQQQSLSVEKLLSSLQMDFLLPFSQLLLSFSTALSHSCFSLGLHAGPTRWYIFSEAEEVQQTRAQLSVLLQAVESPSKPRNSPLPKPLPQLLPQLLPQLLPPSWEQEERLGAQGGYPVHLLLSSSSSSPSEDPGPPSLLFLTDEQLWVMKVDFADLAQRESSESDLHQSSSSWCRLAGVPLGSVALHPRQRDAGSGGPTQRCPHPQHVHRTGHCVELLLQGQRQLLLFPLTQDRSSFLEALEHRKASLGGLQTLALPPLQPGRCCSQPGCRRSSNQSCSTSDAAQTLSSCDSAHLLVEENPPPPHLMAGLCPALKLLAGLGGQQLLSFFCRYIALSEAEELRQVMWLSVLLYQSPQVELPCCLLLSTDAIYFLLAESAGPPDRCSELDASASGEPDARLCRRLSVRLSELLAVNVGLFDQFFRVVGHSANQIVSCLSRDSYGTGVFLQELMSVLSLQQQPPPTEPAEQDFYSQFTDTGTGKMHNYELIHSSRVKFIYPSEEEMGDLTFIVAERKTPASAAASSSESFDILLYLLVFQVQVPSQESAGSSSSSLQPGPGTAPVLLPRTLILTSSDVFLLDEDYISYPLPDFAKEPPSRERYRFCEARRIRDLDRVLLGYQTYPQALTLVFDDLPDLLCRLTVDHFAMSGEEAPPGVGVANRSPESEVQWCIFVPGASSRERLISVLARQWEALCSRELPVELTG comes from the exons CTCACGGCAGAGAAGAAGGTCGACCGGGGGCTGCTGCCTCCAAAGAAGATTTTGGGGAAAAACTCCAAGAGCCTGGTGGAGCGCCGGCAGAAGGAGCTCGAGCTCTACCTGCACACGCTGCTGCAGCAGTTTCCTGAGGCCACGCCCACTCCGCTCGCCTTCTTCCTGCTCTTCCACCTCTAT GAGATCAACGGTATCACCACCGCTCTGGCCGAGGAGCTGTTCCACAGAG gtgagcagctgctgcaggcggGTCAAGTCTTCTGTCTCCGCCCCCTGCAGCTTTACTCCGTCTCCCAGCAGCTTCGGCTCGCCAAACCAACCTGCTTCAGCGGAGATGCCAAGAGTGACTTGGGACACATCCTGGACTTCACATGCAGACTGCGGTATCTGAAG ATTTCTGGCAGCAGAGGCTCGGTCGGGACCAGTAACATCCAGGAGACCAGTCTGCCCTTTGACCTGTCTGTTTTCAAGTCCCTGCTGCAGATCGAG ATCAGCGACTGCAGCTCCCAGCAGATTGGAGGTCTTCCAGCTCTGAGGTCGTCCCTGGCGACCATGACTGTCCGGCGGACCACCGACCTCATGACG TCCATCCTGCTTCCTGAAGCCAGCGAGTTTTCCCAGTGGGAGCCTGAGGGGGCGGAGTCTGCATGTCCCGTCACGGCTGTCATTCCGGTGTGGAAGAATCTGACCACTTTGGACATGAGCCACAACTGCATCAGCACCATCGACAGCTCTGTG AGAATCGTCCCCAAAGTGGAGTTCTTGGATCTGAGCTATAACAAGCTGACCTCAGTGGAGAACCTTCAG CATCTGTATAACCTGGTCCATGTGGACCTGTCCTTCAACAACATCCGAGTGCTGGAAGCCGCTCACACCCGACTGGGGAACATCAAAACGCTGAGCCTGGCCGGGAACCAGCTGGAGAGTCTGAGCGGCCTTTCAAAGCTCTACTCACTGGTCGATCTGGACCTCAGCCATAACCAGCTGGCCCAG TTGGAGGAGATCCGAAACATCAGCTCCCTGCCGTGCCTGGAGAAGCTCAACCTGTCCAGTAACCCCATCTGCATCGACCCGGACTACAGAACCAAAGTTCTGGCCCAGTTTGGAGACCGTGCAGCCGAG GTCTGTCTGGACTGTAGACCAACGGTGGAGCGGGAACTGGACACCGTGGAGGTTCTAAAAGCCCTCCAGAAAGCCAAAGAGGTCAAAGATCGCATgagcagctcagacaagaaG CCCAGTGAGGAGACCAAGCTG TCTGCTGCTCCGCCTCCTGCCTCCTCCTCTGCCCTCCCCTCTGCTGctgactcctcctcttcccATCAGACCCAGGAGGACAGCCCCTCCAGTCAAGGTAACCAA GTGATGATCCCAGCAGAAGCTGCAGTGGCTGCGCAGCCAGCAGGCCTTCAAACCAGCGAACCGCTCCCGTCTGCAGACACAGCGCAG gagcagaaagtCACTCCGTCTGAACCACCATCGGCCTctgctccagcagctgctgaccGCTCAGT TTGTGACCCGTTATCCTCCAGTCCGGTCCAGAGTCCTTGTTCCCTGTGCAGCTCCGCCCTCTGTCCTCTGCTGCCCTCTCACCTGTTCTCTCTGTCATCCAACCAAGACTTCATCACCCAGCTCTCCCAGCACCTCCGCTCTGCACTCCGGGAGCAGGAGACCacggaggaggagctggagaggagCTCCGACTCTAGTAGTGGCCAAGTTCGTCTGGAGAAAGCTGATTTCGGCAGCTCCAG TCTGGGGTCCAGAGACGGATACTTTGAGATGGGACTGGATGATTCAGTGGAAGAGCCgctaagctcctccccctcggCGCTCCCTGCTCCTGCGGTTGAGGAGCCCAGCGGCCTCCAGGAGCAGGAGAGGGAGGAGGTCCAAGTCCTCAGGGTTCTGTGGTGCTGCTGTGTTCGAGTGGAGGAAGAGCAGAGGCAGAGCGCGGCGTGTCTGGTGCTGACCAGCCAGTACCTGAGCCTGCTGTTCCTGTCACATGACGTCGTCTGGACCAATCAGGACTCAG ACCAGCAGCAGAGTCTGTCTGTGGAGAAGCTGCTGTCGTCCCTTCAGATGGACTTCCTGCTGCCGTTCTCCCAGCTGCTGCTGTCCTTCAGCACCGCGCTCTCCCATTCCTGCTTCTCTCTCGGGCTCCACGCCGGTCCGACCCGCTGGTACATCTTCTCTGAGGCCGAGGAGGTCCAGCAGACCAGAGCCCAGTTGAGCGTCCTGCTCCAG GCAGTCGAGTCTCCGAGCAAACCGAGGAACAGCCCCCTCcccaagcccctcccacagctcctcccacagctcctcccacagctcCTGCCCCCATCCTGGGAGCAGGAGGAGCGTCTGGGAGCTCAGGGAGGATATCCTGTGCACCTCCTTCTCTCCTCGTCATCATCATCTCCCTCAGAGGACCCCGGCCCCCCctcgctcctcttcctcacagacGAACAGCTCTGGGTGATGAAGGTGGACTTTGCAGATCTGGCTCAAAGGGAAAGCAGCGAGTCGGACCTTCATCAGTCCTCCTCATCCTGGTGCAGACTGGCTGGCGTTCCACTGGGCTCGGTCGCGCTGCACCCCAGACAGAGAGACGCTGGGTCAGGGGGTCCAACCCAAAGGTGCCCCCATCCACAGCACGTCCACAG GACTGGTCACTGTgtggagctgctgctccagGGTCAGAGGCAGCTGCTCCTCTTCCCCCTGACCCAGGACAGGAGCTCCTTCCTGGAGGCTCTGGAGCACAGAAAAGCCTCTCTGGGGGGGCTGCAGACGTTGGCTTTGCCCCCTCTGCAGCCCGGCAGGTGCTGCTCACAGCCAG GCTGTCGCAGGTCCTCCAACCAGAGCTGCTCCACGAGCGACGCCGCTCAAACACTCAGCAG ctgtgactccgcccaccttCTTGTGGAGGAAAACCCGCCGCCCCCCCACCTCATGGCCGGTCTCTGTCCAGCACTGAAGCTCCTGGCTGGACTTGGAGGTCAACAGCTGCTGAGCTTCTTCTGCAGATACATCGCTCTG TCTGAGGCTGAGGAGCTGAGGCAGGTCATGTGGCTCTCCGTGCTTCTCTACCAATCCCCCCAAGTGGAGCTGCCCTGCTGCCTGCTGCTCTCCACCGACGCCATCTACTTCCTGCTGGCGGAGTCCGCCGGCCCGCCGGACCGCTGCTCAG AGTTAGATGCTTCCGCCTCAGGAGAGCCGGACGCCCGTCTGTGCCGCCGTCTGTCCGTCAGACTGTCGGAGCTGCTGGCGGTCAACGTGGGTCTGTTCGACCAGTTCTTCAGGGTTGTGG GACACTCGGCCAATCAGATTGTGAGCTGTCTGAGCAGGGACAGCTACGGGACGGGCGTCTTCCTGCAGGAGCTGATGTCCGTTctcagtctgcagcagcagccccCCCCCACCGAGCCGGCAGAGCAGGATTTCTACTCGCAGTTCACTGACACAGGCACAG gTAAGATGCACAACTATGAGCTGATCCACAGCAGCAGGGTGAAGTTCATTTATCCCAGTGAGGAAGAGATGGGAGACTTGACTTTCATTGTGGCGGAGAGGAAGACTCCGGCCAGCGCCGCTGCTTCCTCCTCAGAGTCCTTCGACATTCTGCTGTACCTGCTGGTCTTTCAG GTTCAGGTTCCTAGCCAGGAATCTGCTGggtcctcttcttcctccttgcAGCCTGGCCCCGGTACCGCTCCGGTACTGCTGCCCAGAACTCTGATCCTCACCAGCTCAGATGTGTTCCTGCTGGACGAGGACTACATCAGCTATCCTCTGCCTGACTTTGCTAAGGAACCTCCTTCAAG GGAGCGCTACCGGTTCTGTGAGGCGCGAAGGATCCGGGATCTGGACCGGGTCTTGCTCGGATACCAGACGTACCCTCAAGCTCTGACCCTGGTGTTCGACGACCTTCCCGACCTGCTCTGCCGTCTCACCGTGGACCACTTCGCCATGAGCGGTGAGGAGGCCCCGCCCGGAGTGGGCGTGGCCAACAGGAGCCCAGAGAGCGAGGTGCAGTGGTGCATCTTCGTCCCCGGGGCCAGCAGCAGAGAGCGGCTCATCTCCGTCCTGGCTCGCCAGTGGGAGGCGCTGTGCAGCCGGGAGCTTCCAGTGGAGCTCACCGGCTGA
- the nisch gene encoding nischarin isoform X4, with product MRSLALPAHPGVDMDPPVFPEVVPERTVKVLGSELVENYTVYIIEVMVGQYRWTVKHRYSDFHELHEKEINGITTALAEELFHRGEQLLQAGQVFCLRPLQLYSVSQQLRLAKPTCFSGDAKSDLGHILDFTCRLRYLKISGSRGSVGTSNIQETSLPFDLSVFKSLLQIEISDCSSQQIGGLPALRSSLATMTVRRTTDLMTSILLPEASEFSQWEPEGAESACPVTAVIPVWKNLTTLDMSHNCISTIDSSVRIVPKVEFLDLSYNKLTSVENLQHLYNLVHVDLSFNNIRVLEAAHTRLGNIKTLSLAGNQLESLSGLSKLYSLVDLDLSHNQLAQLEEIRNISSLPCLEKLNLSSNPICIDPDYRTKVLAQFGDRAAEVCLDCRPTVERELDTVEVLKALQKAKEVKDRMSSSDKKPSEETKLSAAPPPASSSALPSAAPPPASSSALPSAADSSSSHQTQEDSPSSQGNQVMIPAEAAVAAQPAGLQTSEPLPSADTAQEQKVTPSEPPSASAPAAADRSVCDPLSSSPVQSPCSLCSSALCPLLPSHLFSLSSNQDFITQLSQHLRSALREQETTEEELERSSDSSSGQVRLEKADFGSSSLGSRDGYFEMGLDDSVEEPLSSSPSALPAPAVEEPSGLQEQEREEVQVLRVLWCCCVRVEEEQRQSAACLVLTSQYLSLLFLSHDVVWTNQDSDQQQSLSVEKLLSSLQMDFLLPFSQLLLSFSTALSHSCFSLGLHAGPTRWYIFSEAEEVQQTRAQLSVLLQAVESPSKPRNSPLPKPLPQLLPQLLPQLLPPSWEQEERLGAQGGYPVHLLLSSSSSSPSEDPGPPSLLFLTDEQLWVMKVDFADLAQRESSESDLHQSSSSWCRLAGVPLGSVALHPRQRDAGSGGPTQRCPHPQHVHRTGHCVELLLQGQRQLLLFPLTQDRSSFLEALEHRKASLGGLQTLALPPLQPGRCCSQPGCRRSSNQSCSTSDAAQTLSSCDSAHLLVEENPPPPHLMAGLCPALKLLAGLGGQQLLSFFCRYIALSEAEELRQVMWLSVLLYQSPQVELPCCLLLSTDAIYFLLAESAGPPDRCSELDASASGEPDARLCRRLSVRLSELLAVNVGLFDQFFRVVGHSANQIVSCLSRDSYGTGVFLQELMSVLSLQQQPPPTEPAEQDFYSQFTDTGTGKMHNYELIHSSRVKFIYPSEEEMGDLTFIVAERKTPASAAASSSESFDILLYLLVFQVQVPSQESAGSSSSSLQPGPGTAPVLLPRTLILTSSDVFLLDEDYISYPLPDFAKEPPSRERYRFCEARRIRDLDRVLLGYQTYPQALTLVFDDLPDLLCRLTVDHFAMSGEEAPPGVGVANRSPESEVQWCIFVPGASSRERLISVLARQWEALCSRELPVELTG from the exons GAGATCAACGGTATCACCACCGCTCTGGCCGAGGAGCTGTTCCACAGAG gtgagcagctgctgcaggcggGTCAAGTCTTCTGTCTCCGCCCCCTGCAGCTTTACTCCGTCTCCCAGCAGCTTCGGCTCGCCAAACCAACCTGCTTCAGCGGAGATGCCAAGAGTGACTTGGGACACATCCTGGACTTCACATGCAGACTGCGGTATCTGAAG ATTTCTGGCAGCAGAGGCTCGGTCGGGACCAGTAACATCCAGGAGACCAGTCTGCCCTTTGACCTGTCTGTTTTCAAGTCCCTGCTGCAGATCGAG ATCAGCGACTGCAGCTCCCAGCAGATTGGAGGTCTTCCAGCTCTGAGGTCGTCCCTGGCGACCATGACTGTCCGGCGGACCACCGACCTCATGACG TCCATCCTGCTTCCTGAAGCCAGCGAGTTTTCCCAGTGGGAGCCTGAGGGGGCGGAGTCTGCATGTCCCGTCACGGCTGTCATTCCGGTGTGGAAGAATCTGACCACTTTGGACATGAGCCACAACTGCATCAGCACCATCGACAGCTCTGTG AGAATCGTCCCCAAAGTGGAGTTCTTGGATCTGAGCTATAACAAGCTGACCTCAGTGGAGAACCTTCAG CATCTGTATAACCTGGTCCATGTGGACCTGTCCTTCAACAACATCCGAGTGCTGGAAGCCGCTCACACCCGACTGGGGAACATCAAAACGCTGAGCCTGGCCGGGAACCAGCTGGAGAGTCTGAGCGGCCTTTCAAAGCTCTACTCACTGGTCGATCTGGACCTCAGCCATAACCAGCTGGCCCAG TTGGAGGAGATCCGAAACATCAGCTCCCTGCCGTGCCTGGAGAAGCTCAACCTGTCCAGTAACCCCATCTGCATCGACCCGGACTACAGAACCAAAGTTCTGGCCCAGTTTGGAGACCGTGCAGCCGAG GTCTGTCTGGACTGTAGACCAACGGTGGAGCGGGAACTGGACACCGTGGAGGTTCTAAAAGCCCTCCAGAAAGCCAAAGAGGTCAAAGATCGCATgagcagctcagacaagaaG CCCAGTGAGGAGACCAAGCTGTCTGCTGCTCCGCCTCCTGCCTCCTCCTCTGCCCTCCCCTCTGCTGCTCCGCCTCCTGCCTCCTCCTCTGCCCTCCCCTCTGCTGctgactcctcctcttcccATCAGACCCAGGAGGACAGCCCCTCCAGTCAAGGTAACCAA GTGATGATCCCAGCAGAAGCTGCAGTGGCTGCGCAGCCAGCAGGCCTTCAAACCAGCGAACCGCTCCCGTCTGCAGACACAGCGCAG gagcagaaagtCACTCCGTCTGAACCACCATCGGCCTctgctccagcagctgctgaccGCTCAGT TTGTGACCCGTTATCCTCCAGTCCGGTCCAGAGTCCTTGTTCCCTGTGCAGCTCCGCCCTCTGTCCTCTGCTGCCCTCTCACCTGTTCTCTCTGTCATCCAACCAAGACTTCATCACCCAGCTCTCCCAGCACCTCCGCTCTGCACTCCGGGAGCAGGAGACCacggaggaggagctggagaggagCTCCGACTCTAGTAGTGGCCAAGTTCGTCTGGAGAAAGCTGATTTCGGCAGCTCCAG TCTGGGGTCCAGAGACGGATACTTTGAGATGGGACTGGATGATTCAGTGGAAGAGCCgctaagctcctccccctcggCGCTCCCTGCTCCTGCGGTTGAGGAGCCCAGCGGCCTCCAGGAGCAGGAGAGGGAGGAGGTCCAAGTCCTCAGGGTTCTGTGGTGCTGCTGTGTTCGAGTGGAGGAAGAGCAGAGGCAGAGCGCGGCGTGTCTGGTGCTGACCAGCCAGTACCTGAGCCTGCTGTTCCTGTCACATGACGTCGTCTGGACCAATCAGGACTCAG ACCAGCAGCAGAGTCTGTCTGTGGAGAAGCTGCTGTCGTCCCTTCAGATGGACTTCCTGCTGCCGTTCTCCCAGCTGCTGCTGTCCTTCAGCACCGCGCTCTCCCATTCCTGCTTCTCTCTCGGGCTCCACGCCGGTCCGACCCGCTGGTACATCTTCTCTGAGGCCGAGGAGGTCCAGCAGACCAGAGCCCAGTTGAGCGTCCTGCTCCAG GCAGTCGAGTCTCCGAGCAAACCGAGGAACAGCCCCCTCcccaagcccctcccacagctcctcccacagctcctcccacagctcCTGCCCCCATCCTGGGAGCAGGAGGAGCGTCTGGGAGCTCAGGGAGGATATCCTGTGCACCTCCTTCTCTCCTCGTCATCATCATCTCCCTCAGAGGACCCCGGCCCCCCctcgctcctcttcctcacagacGAACAGCTCTGGGTGATGAAGGTGGACTTTGCAGATCTGGCTCAAAGGGAAAGCAGCGAGTCGGACCTTCATCAGTCCTCCTCATCCTGGTGCAGACTGGCTGGCGTTCCACTGGGCTCGGTCGCGCTGCACCCCAGACAGAGAGACGCTGGGTCAGGGGGTCCAACCCAAAGGTGCCCCCATCCACAGCACGTCCACAG GACTGGTCACTGTgtggagctgctgctccagGGTCAGAGGCAGCTGCTCCTCTTCCCCCTGACCCAGGACAGGAGCTCCTTCCTGGAGGCTCTGGAGCACAGAAAAGCCTCTCTGGGGGGGCTGCAGACGTTGGCTTTGCCCCCTCTGCAGCCCGGCAGGTGCTGCTCACAGCCAG GCTGTCGCAGGTCCTCCAACCAGAGCTGCTCCACGAGCGACGCCGCTCAAACACTCAGCAG ctgtgactccgcccaccttCTTGTGGAGGAAAACCCGCCGCCCCCCCACCTCATGGCCGGTCTCTGTCCAGCACTGAAGCTCCTGGCTGGACTTGGAGGTCAACAGCTGCTGAGCTTCTTCTGCAGATACATCGCTCTG TCTGAGGCTGAGGAGCTGAGGCAGGTCATGTGGCTCTCCGTGCTTCTCTACCAATCCCCCCAAGTGGAGCTGCCCTGCTGCCTGCTGCTCTCCACCGACGCCATCTACTTCCTGCTGGCGGAGTCCGCCGGCCCGCCGGACCGCTGCTCAG AGTTAGATGCTTCCGCCTCAGGAGAGCCGGACGCCCGTCTGTGCCGCCGTCTGTCCGTCAGACTGTCGGAGCTGCTGGCGGTCAACGTGGGTCTGTTCGACCAGTTCTTCAGGGTTGTGG GACACTCGGCCAATCAGATTGTGAGCTGTCTGAGCAGGGACAGCTACGGGACGGGCGTCTTCCTGCAGGAGCTGATGTCCGTTctcagtctgcagcagcagccccCCCCCACCGAGCCGGCAGAGCAGGATTTCTACTCGCAGTTCACTGACACAGGCACAG gTAAGATGCACAACTATGAGCTGATCCACAGCAGCAGGGTGAAGTTCATTTATCCCAGTGAGGAAGAGATGGGAGACTTGACTTTCATTGTGGCGGAGAGGAAGACTCCGGCCAGCGCCGCTGCTTCCTCCTCAGAGTCCTTCGACATTCTGCTGTACCTGCTGGTCTTTCAG GTTCAGGTTCCTAGCCAGGAATCTGCTGggtcctcttcttcctccttgcAGCCTGGCCCCGGTACCGCTCCGGTACTGCTGCCCAGAACTCTGATCCTCACCAGCTCAGATGTGTTCCTGCTGGACGAGGACTACATCAGCTATCCTCTGCCTGACTTTGCTAAGGAACCTCCTTCAAG GGAGCGCTACCGGTTCTGTGAGGCGCGAAGGATCCGGGATCTGGACCGGGTCTTGCTCGGATACCAGACGTACCCTCAAGCTCTGACCCTGGTGTTCGACGACCTTCCCGACCTGCTCTGCCGTCTCACCGTGGACCACTTCGCCATGAGCGGTGAGGAGGCCCCGCCCGGAGTGGGCGTGGCCAACAGGAGCCCAGAGAGCGAGGTGCAGTGGTGCATCTTCGTCCCCGGGGCCAGCAGCAGAGAGCGGCTCATCTCCGTCCTGGCTCGCCAGTGGGAGGCGCTGTGCAGCCGGGAGCTTCCAGTGGAGCTCACCGGCTGA